The following is a genomic window from Candidatus Omnitrophota bacterium.
AGAGGGCGGGGCGGCGGATGGAAAAGGCGACATATCGCGAGAGGCAATGGGCGTGCTCGAGCAATTGCAGTACAAAAAAGGCGAGGCAGAGCGGATGGTGAAAGCGGCATTTGAGCGCGCCCCGCAGATATCTTCGGTAGAGGAGATCCTGAACGAGGTCTACCGGCAGAGGAGGAAATAATGGACGAGGGTATCGTGAAGGGCGTTATCGAGGCGTTGTTGTTCATAAGCGACAGCCCTCTTTCCATAGAGCGGATGCAGGGCGCTTTCGATGCCATAGAAAGCCCGTATTTGCTTCAGTGCCTTGATTCGTTGAAAAAAGAATACGATGAGTCCGGCCGCGGCCTGAAGATAGTGGAAGTCGCCGGCGGCTATCAGTTTGTCAGCGCGCCGCAGTACCTGCAGTTCCTTAAGAAATTTTACAGGCAGAAGAACACCGACCGCCTCAGGCCCGCGGCCCTGGAGACGCTGGCCATCATTGCCTACAAACAGCCGCTGACCCGCATTGATATAGAGAAGATCAGAGGGGTTAACGTTGACGGCGTGATCAAGAGCCTCATGGATAAGGGGATCATACGCGTAGCCGGCAGGAAAAAACATACCCCCGGCAGGCCTTTTTTATACGGGACTACCAGGGTTTTTCTGGAAAGATTCGGTTTGAATTCTTTGGCTGACCTGCCCGAGATGGAAGAGTTCAAGGCGGGCGCGGCGGCCCTGGTTGATCAGGAAGAGAATATAGAGGAGGAAAAAGATGCAGTTGTTGAAAACGCTGCGCAGGCAGATAAACAGGCTGGATAAAGATATAATAAACCTTTTGAATAAAAGGGCGGAGATAATACTCAAGGTAGGGCGCGTTAAGGTAAGGTCCGGCAAGGGGATCTATTCTCCCGACAGGGAAGCGGATGTCCTTAAGAGATGCACGCTTTTAAACAGGGGGCCTTTGACTAAAGGGGCGGTCCAGGCGATATACAAAGAGATCATGTCCGCGTCGCTTTCTCTGGAGAAGCCGATATCTATCGCTTATTTAGGCCCGGAGGCGACCTTTACGCACCTGGCAGCGTTGAAGAAATTCGGTTCCCAGGTCAATTATTACCCCTGTAATACCATAAGCGAAATATTCCTGGAAGTGGAGAGGGGCGTGGCCGACTACGGAGTTGTCCCTATTGAGAATTCTATTGAAGGCGCGGTTACGCATACGCTTGATATGCTTGTTGATTCCGACCTGAAGGTATGCGCGCAGATCATACTGGACGTGTCTCATAATCTGCTAAGCCGTTACGGCCTGAAGGCGATAAAGTATGTGTATTCCAATCCTCAGGTATTCGGCCAGTGCAGGTTATGGCTGCAGAAGAATCTGCCTCAGGCAGAGCTGGTAGAGGTTTCTTCTACCACGCGCGCCGCGCAGCTTGCCGGCAAGAACAGATACAGCGCCGCCATTGCCTCTATACTGGCGGCCAAGGTGTATAAATTAAAGGCCCTCGCGCGGGATATTGAAGACAGCCCGCATAATATAACGCGTTTTCTGGTGATCGGCAGCCACGAAGTTCCGCCTACCGGATACGACCGCACCTCGGTTGTGTTCTCGGTCAAAGACAAGGTAGGCGCGCTTCATGATATGCTCGCGCCTTTTAAGAAATACAGGCTCAACCTTACCAAGATCGAATCAAGGCCGTCCAAGAAAAGGGCATGGGATTATTATTTCTTCATTGACTTAAACGGCCACTGCCGCGATACAAAGGTGAAGAAGGCATTGGATGAGCTGGAAGAGAAGTGTAAGTTCTTAAAAGTGCTGGGGTCGTATCCTATTATTGAGTGATGGAAGATCTTGTAAGAAAAAATCTATCAGAGATCAAGCCCTATGTCCCGGGCAGGCCCATAGACGAGATAAGGCGCGAGTATAACCTGAAGAAGGTCATTAAGCTTGCTTCTAACGAGAACCCTCTGCCGCCGCCGCCTTCTGTGCGCCGCGCCATATCCAAAGCGGTTATGGAAGCAAACAGGTATCCTGACGGGGATTGTTATTATTTAAAATCAGCCGTGTCTGATAAGCTGGGAGTGAAGAATTTCAACCTTATTTTCGGGAACGGCTCGGACGAGATCATTGACATCATCATAAAGGCCTTTATGAACGACGGGGAGGAAGTTGTCACCTCCGATACAACCTTCCTGGAGTATGAGATAGTTTCCAGGATCAATTCCAGGCGGGTGGTCCTTGTGCCCCTGAAGGGTCTCAAATATGATCTGGAGGCGATGCTTAAGGCGATCAATGCCAGGACAAAGCTGGTTTTTATAGCCAACCCTAACAATCCCACAGGCACCTACGTAGACCGCCGGGAAACAGAGGATTTCCTCGCGCGCGTTCCGGATAACGTAATAGTTATCTTTGATGAGGCATATAGCGAGTTCATTGACGCGGATGATTTTCCCCGATCAATGTCTTATCTGGATAAGAACGTTATTTTGCTAAGGACATTTTCCAAGGCCTACGCCCTGGCAGGGCTGCGCCTCGGCTTTGCCGTGGCAGGCGCTGAGTTTATAAAGGCGATGGAGAAGGTGCGCCAGCCCTTTAACGTAAATTCGCTGGCGCAGGCAGCAGCCATAGCAGCGATCAATGATGAGCGTTTTCTGGCTAAGACAAAGAGTATTGTCAGCCGGGGCAAGAAGTATCTCTATAAGGCATTGGACAAAACTGGCATTGAATACGTAAGGTCGGAGGCCAACTTCATACTGGTCGATCTTAAAAGGGATTGTGCCGGCGTGTTTGAGGAAATGCTGCGATACGGATTAATAGTCAGGGATATGAAGCAATATGGGCTAAGCACTTATATACGTGTTACGATAGGCACGGAAGAGGAGAACAGGAAATTCGTCGGTATTTTAAATAAGGTTATGCGGGCAAAGGAGAATCAGCATGATAATCGTCTTAAGGCCGGACGCTACTAAAAGACAGACAGACCACATAGTTGAGCGGGTGAAGAAGCTGGGATTGACCCCTCATCTTTCCAAGGGCACAGAGCGCACCATTATCGGTGTCATAGGCCCGGAGGATATCCTGCGGGTTACGCCGCTTGAAGTATTCCCCGGAGTTGAGAGGGTGATGTCTGTGCTCGCTCCGTATAAGCTGGTTTCGCGCGAATTCAGGCAGCAGGATTCCGTGCTGGATCTGGGAAAGGGCGTTAAGGTGGGAGGCAAGGAAATAATAATTATGGCCGGGCCTTGCGCGATAGAGAGCTTGAAGTGCTTGAAAGATACAGCCAGGAAGGTAAAGGCGGCAGGCGCTAAAGTATTAAGAGGCGGCGCGTTCAAGCCGCGGACATCGCCTTACAGCTTCCAGGGATTGGGAGAGAAGGGGTTGAGATACCTTAAAGAGGTAGGCGATGAGTTCGGCCTTGTTACGGTAACCGAAGTGATGGACCCCAGGGACGTTGGGCTCGTGGCTGAGTTCTCTGATATGCTGCAGATAGGCGCCCGCAATATGCAGAATTTTAATCTCCTTAAAGAGGTCGGCGGCACACAAAAGCCGATACTGCTTAAAAGGGGTATGTCTTCTACCATAAAGGAATGGCTTATGTCTGCTGAGTATGTGCTTTCCGGGGGGAATTTTAACGTAGTCCTTTGCGAACGCGGCATACGCACCTTTGAGGATTTTACGCGCAACACCCTTGATATAAGCGCCATACCCGCGGTAAAACAGCTTTCGCATCTGCCGATAGTGGTTGACCCCAGTCATGCCGCTGGCAGATGGGGCATGGTCCCCAGTTTGTCAAAGGCAGCCATCGCGGCCGGCGCGGACGGCTTGATCATAGAGGTCCACCCTGATCCCGAAGAGGCCTTGTCAGACGGAGTGCAGTCCTTGCTTCCGGAAAGATTTAAGCAACTCATACAGGAATTAAAGGCGGTTGCCGCGGCAGTGGGAAGAAAGTTATGAGATTATTCAGGAAAGTAGCGATAGTAGGGGTTGGCTTGATCGGCGGCTCAATAGGCCTTGAAATAAAAAAGAGGTCTTTGGCAGGAGAGGTCATTGGCATGGCGCGCCATAGGCGCACCCTCAGCATCGCCAGGAAAAGAGGCGCTATTGACAGGGGCGTATCCGGCCTTGAAGAAATTAAGGACGCCGACCTTGTTATTCTCGCCGCGCCTGTCGGCACTATCATAAATATGGCCCCGCGATTATCCAAGGTCTTGAAGCGGGGTTGTATCGTAAGCGACGTGGGCAGCACCAAGGCATCCATCGTAGAGAAGATG
Proteins encoded in this region:
- the scpB gene encoding SMC-Scp complex subunit ScpB, which codes for MDEGIVKGVIEALLFISDSPLSIERMQGAFDAIESPYLLQCLDSLKKEYDESGRGLKIVEVAGGYQFVSAPQYLQFLKKFYRQKNTDRLRPAALETLAIIAYKQPLTRIDIEKIRGVNVDGVIKSLMDKGIIRVAGRKKHTPGRPFLYGTTRVFLERFGLNSLADLPEMEEFKAGAAALVDQEENIEEEKDAVVENAAQADKQAG
- the pheA gene encoding prephenate dehydratase, whose protein sequence is MQLLKTLRRQINRLDKDIINLLNKRAEIILKVGRVKVRSGKGIYSPDREADVLKRCTLLNRGPLTKGAVQAIYKEIMSASLSLEKPISIAYLGPEATFTHLAALKKFGSQVNYYPCNTISEIFLEVERGVADYGVVPIENSIEGAVTHTLDMLVDSDLKVCAQIILDVSHNLLSRYGLKAIKYVYSNPQVFGQCRLWLQKNLPQAELVEVSSTTRAAQLAGKNRYSAAIASILAAKVYKLKALARDIEDSPHNITRFLVIGSHEVPPTGYDRTSVVFSVKDKVGALHDMLAPFKKYRLNLTKIESRPSKKRAWDYYFFIDLNGHCRDTKVKKALDELEEKCKFLKVLGSYPIIE
- the hisC gene encoding histidinol-phosphate transaminase, which encodes MEDLVRKNLSEIKPYVPGRPIDEIRREYNLKKVIKLASNENPLPPPPSVRRAISKAVMEANRYPDGDCYYLKSAVSDKLGVKNFNLIFGNGSDEIIDIIIKAFMNDGEEVVTSDTTFLEYEIVSRINSRRVVLVPLKGLKYDLEAMLKAINARTKLVFIANPNNPTGTYVDRRETEDFLARVPDNVIVIFDEAYSEFIDADDFPRSMSYLDKNVILLRTFSKAYALAGLRLGFAVAGAEFIKAMEKVRQPFNVNSLAQAAAIAAINDERFLAKTKSIVSRGKKYLYKALDKTGIEYVRSEANFILVDLKRDCAGVFEEMLRYGLIVRDMKQYGLSTYIRVTIGTEEENRKFVGILNKVMRAKENQHDNRLKAGRY
- the aroF gene encoding 3-deoxy-7-phosphoheptulonate synthase, whose protein sequence is MIIVLRPDATKRQTDHIVERVKKLGLTPHLSKGTERTIIGVIGPEDILRVTPLEVFPGVERVMSVLAPYKLVSREFRQQDSVLDLGKGVKVGGKEIIIMAGPCAIESLKCLKDTARKVKAAGAKVLRGGAFKPRTSPYSFQGLGEKGLRYLKEVGDEFGLVTVTEVMDPRDVGLVAEFSDMLQIGARNMQNFNLLKEVGGTQKPILLKRGMSSTIKEWLMSAEYVLSGGNFNVVLCERGIRTFEDFTRNTLDISAIPAVKQLSHLPIVVDPSHAAGRWGMVPSLSKAAIAAGADGLIIEVHPDPEEALSDGVQSLLPERFKQLIQELKAVAAAVGRKL